TCAGGCCGTGCCGCACCAGGGCGGCGGTCTTGTCGGGGTTGTTGGTCATCAGCCGGAGGCTGCGCACCCCGAGGTCGTGCAGGATGCGGGCACCCGCGGCGTAGTCCCGGGCGTCGGCGGGGAGCCCCAGCTCGAGGTTGGCGTCCAGCGTGTCACGGCCGCGTTCCTGCAGCTCGTACGCGCGGAGCTTGGAGAGCAGTCCGATGCCCCGGCCCTCGTGGCCGCGGAGGTAGACGACGACGCCGCGGCCCTCCTCGGTGACGCGCTCCATGGACTCCCGAAGCTGGGGGCCGCAGTCGCAGCGCAGCGAGTGGAAGATGTCGCCGGTCAGGCACTCGGAGTGGACGCGGACCAGGACGTCCTCGCCGTCGCCGATCTCGCCGTGGACGAGCGCGACGTGCTCGACGCCGTCCACGGTGGAGCGGTAGCCGTAGGCCGTGAACACGCCGTGCGCGGTGGGCAGGACGACCTCGGCCTCGCGGCGGACGGCCGGCTCGGCGCTGCGGCGGTAGGCGATCAGGTCCTCGATGGAGATGATCGTGAGCCCGTGCTTGCGGGCGAACGGGACCAGTTCGGGCAGCCGCAGCATGACGCCGTCCTCGCCGGCGATCTCGACGATCGCCCCGGCGGGGCGCAGTCCGGCGAGCCGGGCGAGGTCCACAGCGGCCTCGGTGTGGCCGGGGCGCACCAGGACGCCGCCGGGCCGTGCGCGCAGCGGGAAGACATGGCCGGGGCGGACGAAGTCGGCCGCGTCCGCGGTGCCGTCCGCGAGCAGCCGCAGGGTGGCGGCGCGGTCGGCGGCCGAGATGCCGGTGGTCACGCCGTGCGCGGGCCCGGCGTCGACGGACACGGTGAAGGCCGTGCTCATCGACTCGGTGTTGTGCGCCACCATCTGGGGCAGCTCGAGGCGGTCCAGCTCCTCGCCCTCCATGGGCGCGCAGATCAGCCCGCGGCACTCGCTCATCATGAACGCGACGATCTCGGGCGTCGCCTTCTCGGCGGCGATGACGAGGTCGCCCTCGTTCTCGCGGTCCTCGTCGTCGACGACCACGACGGGCCGGCCCGCGGCGATGTCGCGGACGGCCTGCTCGACGGGATCGAGGCGGAGGTCCTCCTCGCCGCCGGCGGCGGCCGGGAGCCAGGGCGGCGGGGCCAGCGGACCGGCCGGGTCCGGCAGGACGGTCGTGGGAGACGTACGGGCGCTCATGCTGCCGCTCCTTCCAGAGCAGGGGTCGTACGGGACCGGAGCCACCAGTCGCGCATGCCCCACAGGACGAGCGCGCCGTAGATGACGTAGACGAATC
The Streptomyces tirandamycinicus DNA segment above includes these coding regions:
- a CDS encoding bifunctional 3,4-dihydroxy-2-butanone-4-phosphate synthase/GTP cyclohydrolase II, with protein sequence MSARTSPTTVLPDPAGPLAPPPWLPAAAGGEEDLRLDPVEQAVRDIAAGRPVVVVDDEDRENEGDLVIAAEKATPEIVAFMMSECRGLICAPMEGEELDRLELPQMVAHNTESMSTAFTVSVDAGPAHGVTTGISAADRAATLRLLADGTADAADFVRPGHVFPLRARPGGVLVRPGHTEAAVDLARLAGLRPAGAIVEIAGEDGVMLRLPELVPFARKHGLTIISIEDLIAYRRSAEPAVRREAEVVLPTAHGVFTAYGYRSTVDGVEHVALVHGEIGDGEDVLVRVHSECLTGDIFHSLRCDCGPQLRESMERVTEEGRGVVVYLRGHEGRGIGLLSKLRAYELQERGRDTLDANLELGLPADARDYAAGARILHDLGVRSLRLMTNNPDKTAALVRHGLKVLDRVAMPVQAGEHNLTYLRTKRDRMGHDLPWLDPVPASTCGNQ